A single window of Rana temporaria chromosome 1, aRanTem1.1, whole genome shotgun sequence DNA harbors:
- the LOC120924692 gene encoding E3 ubiquitin/ISG15 ligase TRIM25-like — MACADLRKELKCSICLDIYRDPVTLKCGHNFCRDCIGRVFGTRVRSGGYSCPECRERFKNRPALGRNTTLRNIVENLLSTHPDQKLSGVFCIYCIHTPVPAVISCLMCEASLCDNHLRVHSKSPEHVLCDLTTSLENRKCSVHKKILEYYCTEDSSCICVSCRLDGEHRGHQVETVDEASEMKKKKLRNVLQKLMTEREEMEKKVQSLQEHRRKVQGKADDETERVIVLFRDLRRRLEDLEKRVLSEISGQAERISVLINNLVEDLEIKKEELSSKMGDIEELCNMTDPLTVLLESDTGDLCDTEDGDNEDRERRDKLLHDGGDLDVAGISHTLHTGLSDIMSGLSVEKCTGTEVYPHSTTKGEGPTNDEPSRRCPQTSPTIQPSGTHVYPHSITKGEGPTNDEPSRRCPQPSPTIQPSRRRLQPSPTIQHSHRQAGGPDIGAVQQTSGVTDILLDARTSGNNLHISDDRKTASYSSSHQNRPKTPERFWYSQVMSSQSFSSGRHYWEVDVGGSDRCRVGMCYHSIGRRGRQSLIGYNKKSWGLEIRWGDNLYSVKHNSKNILLLSGVSSNRVRIDLDYEAGRISFYDLCNPIRHLHTFNTTFTEPLHAGIGVCDGCIKISGGNQM, encoded by the coding sequence ATGGCGTGTGCGGATCTGAGGAAGGAGTTGAAATGTTCCATCTGTCTGGACATTTATAGAGATCCTGTAACCCTGAAATGtggacacaacttctgccgggACTGTATTGGTCGTGTGTTTGGTACTAGGGTGAGGTCTGGAGGTTATTCTTGTCCTGAATGCAGAGAAAGGTTTAAAAATCGGCCTGCACTGGGGAGGAACACAACACTACGTAACATCGTGGAGAATTTGCTGTCCACCCATCCAGATCAGAAGTTATCCGGGGTCTTCTGTATTTACTGTATTCACACTCCTGTACCTGCTGTGATATCCTGTCTGATGTGTGAAGCTTCTCTGTGTGACAATCACCTGAGAGTCCACAGCAAGTCACCAGAACACGTCTTATGTGACCTCACCACTTCCCTGGAGAACAggaaatgctccgtccataagaagatcctggagtattactgcactgaggactcCTCCTGTATCTGTGTGTCCTGCAGGCTGGATGGAGAACATCGGGGACACCAGGTGGAGACTGTGGATGAGGCCTctgagatgaagaagaagaaactgaggaatgttctgcagaaactgatgacagagagagaggagatggagaaaaaagtccagagtctgcaggaacacaggaggaaAGTACAAGGAAAAGCAGATGATGAAACAGAGAGAGTCATTGTCCTGTTCAGAGACCTCAGGAGACGTCTGGAAGATCTGGAGAAGAGAGTCCTGAGTGAGATCTCTGGTCAGGCAGAGCGGATCTCTGTTTTAATCAATAATCTGGTCGAGgatctggaaataaagaaggaggagctgtccagTAAGATGGGGgacattgaggagctgtgtaacatgacggatccactgactgtcctcctggaatcagacacaggtgacttgtgtgatacggaggatggagataatgaggacagagagagacgtgataaactcctccatgatggaggggatctggatgtGGCGGGGAtctcacacacattacacacaggttTATCTGATATCATGTCTGGGTTAAGTGTAGAGAAATGTACAGGCACAGAGGTCTATCCACATTCTACTACAAAGGGCGAAGGTCCCACCAATGATGAACCATCCAGGAGATGTCCCCAAACCTCCCCCACCATACAACCATCAGGCACACATGTCTATCCACATTCTATTACAAAGGGCGAAGGTCCCACCAATGATGAACCATCCAGGAGATGTCCCCAACCCTCCCCCACCATACAACCATCCAGGAGACGTCTCCAACCCTCCCCCACCATACAACACTCACACCGCCAGGCTGGAGGACCAGATATTGGGGCTGTACAGCAAACATCGGGGGTTacagacatattactggatgcGAGGACATCTGGTAATAATCTCCATATATcagatgacaggaaaactgcatccTACTCATCATCACATCAGAATCGCCCAAAAACACCAGAGAGATTTTGGTATTctcaggtgatgagcagtcagagtttctcctcaggcagacattactgggaagtggatgtTGGGGGGTCAGATCGGTGTAGAGTCGGGATGTGTTACCACAGTATAGGCAGGAGAGGACGTCAGTCACTGATTGGATATAATAAGAAGTCCTGGGGTCTGGAGATAAGGTGGGGGGATAATCTGTACTCAGTAAAACATAACAGTAAGAACATCCTATTACTCAGCGGTGtctccagtaacagagtcaggatagatctggattatgaggccgggcggatctccttttatgatctgtgtaACCCGATCCGACATCTCCACACCTTCAacaccaccttcactgagcctCTCCATGCTGGGATAGGTGTATGTGATGGTTGTATAAAGATATCTGGGGGGAATCAAATGTGA